A window of the Lepisosteus oculatus isolate fLepOcu1 chromosome 14, fLepOcu1.hap2, whole genome shotgun sequence genome harbors these coding sequences:
- the LOC138243205 gene encoding histone H4 type VIII, giving the protein MSGRAKGGKGLGKGGAKRHHKVLRDNIQGITKPAIRRLARRGGVKRISGLIYEETRGVLKVFLENVIRDAVTYTEHAKRKTVTAMDVVYVLKRQVRTLYGFGS; this is encoded by the coding sequence ATGTCTGGAAGAGCCAAAGGCGGAAAGGGACTTGGGAAAGGAGGCGCTAAGCGTCACCATAAGGTTCTCCGTGACAACATTCAGGGAATCACCAAGCCCGCCATCCGCCGCCTGGCTCGCCGTGGGGGAGTGAAGCGGATCTCCGGGCTGATCTACGAGGAGACCCGCggggtgctgaaggtgttcctggagaacgTCATCCGCGACGCCGTCACCTACACCGAGCATGCCAAGAGGAAGACCGTCACCGCCATGGACGTGGTGTACGTGCTGAAGCGCCAGGTCCGCACCCTGTATGGcttcggaagctaa